A window of the Microbulbifer aggregans genome harbors these coding sequences:
- a CDS encoding efflux RND transporter periplasmic adaptor subunit, whose translation MKNKYLKAAAPVMVLALGFATVQFMSAAKPAPEKKEEEQRRVSLLYAEAREDSVHLAVTTQGEVRPHTEIDLTPQVAGRIVSISESFAEGAGFEAGETLIQLDDADYRLALAQAEAGVAQAEVLLLQAKAAADVKRKQWLSINPNKQPTPLQVNQPQVDEAEARLRSARAELADAKLDLARTQIKLPFRGRVIGRDVGVGQYVTANTPLGRVFATDRVEVRLPLTDSQLQELDLPMGFVSTAENPGPTVTLSAQVGRELRDWQGRIVRTQAAVDQQTRLIYAVAEVQDPYGKGASDGVPLAVGLFVTAQAEGVQEHRALVLPRNALRNADKVYVINEEDRLDIRTVEVLSTSEHRVVVASGVSDGERVVTSTIANPVDGMEVQPITQLAQK comes from the coding sequence ATGAAGAACAAATACTTGAAAGCTGCAGCACCCGTCATGGTGCTGGCGCTGGGCTTCGCGACTGTACAATTCATGAGCGCTGCCAAGCCCGCTCCCGAGAAAAAAGAAGAAGAACAGCGCCGGGTTTCGCTGCTTTACGCCGAAGCCCGCGAGGACTCAGTGCATCTTGCCGTGACCACCCAGGGGGAGGTTCGCCCGCACACTGAGATCGACCTTACTCCGCAGGTCGCCGGCCGTATCGTCTCGATCTCCGAAAGCTTTGCCGAGGGTGCCGGGTTCGAGGCAGGCGAGACACTGATCCAGCTGGACGACGCCGACTATCGCCTGGCCCTGGCCCAGGCTGAAGCCGGTGTGGCCCAGGCCGAAGTTCTGCTGCTGCAGGCGAAAGCCGCCGCCGACGTAAAGCGCAAGCAGTGGCTGTCCATCAATCCCAACAAACAACCCACCCCCTTACAGGTCAACCAGCCTCAGGTGGATGAGGCTGAAGCCCGCCTGCGCTCCGCCAGAGCCGAGCTCGCCGATGCCAAACTCGACCTGGCCCGAACCCAGATCAAGCTGCCCTTCCGCGGACGTGTTATCGGACGCGATGTGGGTGTGGGTCAGTATGTCACCGCCAATACCCCTCTGGGTCGCGTGTTCGCCACCGACCGGGTGGAAGTACGCCTGCCGCTCACCGACTCCCAGTTGCAGGAACTGGATCTGCCCATGGGGTTTGTTTCCACAGCTGAAAACCCCGGTCCCACCGTCACTCTGTCAGCCCAGGTTGGTCGCGAGCTGCGCGATTGGCAGGGGCGCATCGTGCGCACCCAGGCGGCGGTGGACCAGCAGACCCGCCTGATTTACGCGGTAGCCGAAGTGCAGGATCCCTATGGCAAAGGCGCCAGCGACGGCGTTCCCCTGGCGGTAGGACTCTTCGTCACCGCCCAGGCAGAGGGTGTGCAGGAACACCGTGCGCTGGTACTGCCCCGCAACGCGCTGCGTAACGCGGACAAGGTGTACGTGATCAATGAGGAAGATCGCCTGGATATTCGTACCGTCGAGGTGTTGTCCACCTCCGAGCACCGGGTGGTAGTCGCCTCCGGTGTCAGCGATGGCGAGCGCGTGGTGACCTCCACCATCGCCAATCCTGTCGATGGAATGGAAGTGCAGCCCATCACCCAGCTGGCCCAGAAGTAA
- the katG gene encoding catalase/peroxidase HPI — protein sequence MFKKALPLAVALATAISVNVNAESQSGVAMSNQDWWPNKLDLAPLRLHAEKSNPMDEDFDYAEAFSKLDLDVVKKDIETVLTTSQDWWPADYGHYGPFFIRMAWHSAGTYRVYDGRGGAGGGQQRFEPLNSWPDNVNLDKARRLLWPVKQKYGNSISWADLMVLAGNVSLESMGFETFGFAGGREDDWEADVVYWGSEREWLGNDKRFKGDKLEKPLAADRMGLIYVNPEGPNGNPDPKAAAVRIRETFGRMAMNDEETVALIAGGHTFGKAHGAHKGDCLEEAPGGAGMEEQGFGWKNKCGKGNAEDTVTSGLEGAWSANPIAWSTQFLDNLFGFEWVKTKSPAGATQWEPENAAQVKFVPDAHVKNKRHAPMMFTTDLSLRFDPEYRKISERFQKNPEEFQQAFAKAWFKLTHRDLGPRARYLGDEVPEEVLVWQDPIPAVDYKLINDRDIKALKAQVLDSGLTIPELVRTAWASASSYRGTDMRGGANGARIRLAPQNEWAVNDPQELDKVLDRLEGIQKDFNRKARGGKQVSLADLIVLGGAAAIEQAAKEAGHDVQVPFKPGRNDATQAQTDVQSFSFMERKADGFRNYYSSEAHYTPVDMLVDRANLLTLSVPEMTVLVGGMRALGANHDDAKHGVFTDRPGTLSNDFFVNLLDMSTKWSKSPEENGLYIGVDRETGKEKWTATPVDLIFGSNSELRAVAEVYALNGNEKKFVEDFVEAWSKVMTLDRFDLKQS from the coding sequence ATGTTTAAGAAAGCCCTCCCTCTGGCTGTGGCTCTGGCGACGGCCATCTCGGTCAACGTCAATGCTGAGTCCCAGTCCGGTGTGGCCATGTCCAACCAGGACTGGTGGCCAAACAAGCTCGACCTCGCACCACTCCGTCTGCACGCAGAGAAATCCAATCCGATGGATGAGGATTTCGACTATGCGGAAGCCTTCAGCAAGCTGGACCTCGATGTGGTCAAGAAAGACATCGAGACGGTGCTGACCACTTCCCAGGACTGGTGGCCCGCAGACTACGGTCACTACGGCCCCTTCTTTATTCGTATGGCGTGGCACAGCGCCGGTACCTACCGTGTCTATGACGGTCGCGGCGGCGCCGGTGGCGGCCAGCAGCGTTTCGAGCCGCTGAACAGCTGGCCGGACAACGTCAACCTGGACAAGGCACGGCGCCTGCTGTGGCCGGTGAAGCAGAAGTACGGCAACAGCATTTCCTGGGCCGACCTGATGGTACTGGCCGGTAATGTTTCCCTCGAGTCCATGGGCTTCGAGACTTTCGGTTTTGCCGGTGGTCGTGAGGACGACTGGGAAGCCGACGTTGTCTACTGGGGTTCAGAGCGCGAATGGCTGGGCAACGACAAGCGCTTCAAGGGCGACAAGCTGGAGAAGCCGCTGGCGGCCGATCGCATGGGCCTGATCTACGTCAACCCGGAAGGCCCCAATGGCAACCCGGATCCGAAAGCGGCTGCCGTCCGTATCCGTGAGACCTTCGGCCGCATGGCCATGAATGATGAAGAGACCGTTGCGCTGATTGCCGGTGGTCACACCTTCGGTAAGGCCCACGGTGCACACAAAGGCGACTGCCTGGAAGAGGCCCCCGGCGGTGCGGGCATGGAAGAGCAGGGCTTTGGCTGGAAGAACAAGTGTGGCAAGGGCAATGCGGAAGACACCGTGACCAGTGGCCTGGAAGGCGCCTGGTCCGCCAACCCGATTGCCTGGAGTACCCAGTTCCTGGACAACCTGTTCGGCTTCGAGTGGGTGAAGACCAAGAGCCCGGCCGGCGCTACCCAGTGGGAGCCGGAGAACGCCGCGCAGGTGAAGTTTGTGCCGGACGCACACGTGAAGAACAAGCGCCACGCGCCGATGATGTTCACCACCGACCTGTCGCTGCGCTTCGACCCGGAATACCGCAAGATCTCCGAGCGCTTCCAGAAGAATCCGGAAGAGTTCCAGCAGGCCTTCGCCAAAGCCTGGTTCAAGCTGACTCACCGCGACCTGGGCCCGCGTGCCCGCTACCTGGGTGACGAGGTGCCGGAAGAGGTGCTGGTGTGGCAGGACCCGATCCCTGCGGTGGATTACAAGCTGATCAATGATCGCGACATCAAGGCGCTCAAGGCGCAGGTGCTCGACAGCGGCCTGACCATTCCGGAGCTGGTGCGTACAGCCTGGGCTTCTGCCTCATCCTACCGCGGTACCGATATGCGTGGTGGTGCCAATGGTGCCCGCATTCGCCTGGCACCGCAGAACGAGTGGGCAGTGAATGATCCGCAGGAGCTGGACAAGGTCCTGGATCGCCTGGAAGGCATTCAGAAGGACTTCAACCGCAAGGCGCGCGGTGGCAAGCAGGTATCCCTGGCCGACCTGATCGTCCTCGGTGGTGCGGCCGCAATCGAGCAGGCAGCCAAAGAGGCCGGTCACGATGTCCAGGTACCGTTCAAGCCGGGCCGGAATGATGCCACTCAGGCGCAGACCGATGTCCAGTCTTTCAGCTTTATGGAGCGCAAGGCTGACGGTTTCCGCAACTACTACAGCAGTGAGGCGCACTACACACCGGTAGACATGCTGGTTGACCGCGCCAACCTGCTGACGCTCAGCGTGCCGGAAATGACGGTGCTGGTCGGTGGTATGCGCGCCCTGGGTGCCAACCACGATGACGCAAAACACGGTGTGTTTACCGATCGCCCGGGCACCCTGAGCAATGACTTCTTCGTGAACCTGCTGGATATGTCCACCAAGTGGAGCAAGTCTCCGGAGGAAAATGGTCTCTACATTGGCGTTGATCGTGAGACGGGCAAGGAGAAGTGGACCGCCACCCCGGTGGACCTGATCTTCGGTTCCAACTCCGAGCTGCGTGCCGTGGCCGAGGTCTATGCCCTGAATGGCAATGAGAAGAAGTTTGTCGAGGACTTCGTCGAGGCCTGGAGCAAGGTCATGACCCTGGATCGGTTTGACCTGAAGCAATCCTGA
- a CDS encoding efflux RND transporter permease subunit, with product MNKLIEWWARNSVAANLAMVGIFVAGILGFGMMEREMDPQVRFPGLEIRVSWPGAAPQEVEEQIVARIEEAVSDLDNIEWVRSTSSEGFGEVYILAESNVDFARFMNDIKIRVDGISSFPRDIEPPQVQQWVNRQEFIRVAVHGDLSERELKRLAEQLRREAATLPAVSVVNLFGTRMEEVSIEISEQALRRYGITFQEVADAIRASSLNQSAGTVRTEVGTYQLKVRNQADSEQEFANIIVRQTADGGTIRVGDVATVVDGFEDNEILATLNGEPAVLLQVMSTETMDILTASQSIRKWIGEREETLPTGAKLTLWTDNAEDFKGRLDTIGSSAFQGLLLVLLVLVFSLRPIVAFWVAIGIATAYAGAFVLLPSVGVSLNMLSTFAFLLVLGIVVDDAIVVGESIHTQSHNPEFQHEGGGLKAAVLGTQLVAKPVIFAVITTILAFLPWIFISGSTSEFTRHITWVVILALVFSLIESLFILPAHLRKLKPRTNLGRFGRIQKGIADRIVHFAQTHYRGIGQWAVNRRYLTLSIFLAALMIGFGMFGSGWVKKSFMPDIESDEVIVNVVMPEGAPYSRALEVLAQLQAAEKRLEHEVNERTGGEGVLIENWYTRSRRDSVLAIVKLAPPEVRDMSAKDAALRLRELLGDIPDAKEVSVQYSMGNNGPGFELSIRHPDLDVLRAATADLETQLRTYESLYDVRNNLEGASEEIRIDLKPGAAKLGLTLADVNRQVRQAYFGEEVQRLPRAGQDVKVMVRYPLESRRSIESLKDFRVRTADGREVPLLAVADLEYAPGIKRIQRWNGNRAARVMADLKDDVRGEIMKDLNENFFPEWEKRYPGIIRGAVGQAEGEKRFIQEVLGLYIMAFFAMYSLLAVAFRSYFQPILILIAIPFAFVGAIFGHAVTGMTMAIFSYFGIAAAAGVVVNDNLVLMDHSNRLRDQGMAPMKAIVEAGVARFRPILLTTVTTIVGLMPMMMERSIQAAFLQPIVVALAFGVFVAFFVTLLLVPALYGIGLDMSAGAARIKGFLKRDEVPATGQASANT from the coding sequence ATGAATAAATTGATTGAATGGTGGGCACGCAATAGCGTCGCCGCCAATCTGGCCATGGTGGGAATTTTCGTTGCCGGTATTCTCGGCTTCGGCATGATGGAACGGGAAATGGATCCGCAGGTCCGCTTCCCCGGCCTGGAAATCCGCGTCTCATGGCCAGGTGCCGCACCGCAGGAAGTGGAAGAACAGATCGTCGCCCGCATCGAAGAAGCCGTCAGCGACCTGGACAATATCGAGTGGGTGCGCTCAACGTCTTCCGAGGGATTCGGTGAGGTCTACATCCTCGCGGAATCCAATGTGGATTTCGCCCGCTTCATGAACGACATCAAGATCCGTGTAGACGGCATCTCCTCGTTCCCCCGCGACATCGAGCCACCGCAGGTACAGCAGTGGGTGAACCGCCAGGAATTTATCCGCGTGGCGGTGCACGGCGACCTGAGCGAGCGCGAACTGAAACGACTGGCGGAACAACTGCGGCGTGAGGCCGCTACCCTGCCGGCTGTTTCAGTGGTCAATCTGTTCGGCACTCGCATGGAAGAAGTTTCCATCGAGATCAGCGAGCAGGCCCTGCGCCGCTATGGCATTACCTTCCAGGAAGTGGCCGATGCCATTCGCGCCAGCTCCCTCAACCAGTCCGCCGGCACCGTACGCACTGAGGTTGGTACTTACCAGCTGAAGGTTCGCAACCAGGCGGACAGCGAGCAGGAGTTCGCCAATATCATCGTGCGCCAGACGGCAGACGGTGGCACCATCCGCGTCGGCGATGTGGCCACCGTGGTGGACGGCTTCGAGGACAACGAAATCCTCGCCACCCTGAATGGCGAACCGGCGGTACTGCTGCAGGTGATGAGCACCGAAACCATGGACATCCTCACCGCCTCCCAGTCCATTCGCAAATGGATCGGTGAGCGCGAGGAGACACTCCCTACCGGTGCCAAGCTCACCCTCTGGACCGATAACGCCGAGGACTTCAAAGGCCGCCTGGATACCATCGGTAGCTCCGCCTTCCAGGGTCTGCTGCTGGTGCTGCTGGTACTGGTATTCAGCCTGCGTCCGATCGTCGCCTTCTGGGTAGCGATCGGTATCGCGACCGCCTATGCCGGCGCCTTTGTGTTGCTGCCGAGTGTCGGTGTATCCCTGAATATGCTGTCCACCTTCGCCTTCCTGCTGGTACTGGGGATCGTGGTGGACGATGCCATTGTCGTGGGCGAGAGTATCCATACCCAGTCCCACAATCCGGAATTCCAGCATGAGGGCGGCGGTCTGAAGGCTGCGGTACTGGGCACGCAGCTGGTGGCCAAGCCGGTGATCTTTGCGGTCATCACCACCATCCTCGCGTTCCTGCCGTGGATCTTTATCAGCGGCTCCACCAGCGAGTTCACCCGCCACATTACCTGGGTGGTGATCCTGGCACTGGTGTTCTCCCTGATTGAATCCCTGTTCATCCTGCCGGCTCACCTGCGCAAGCTGAAGCCGCGCACCAACCTGGGCCGCTTCGGACGCATCCAGAAAGGCATCGCCGACCGCATCGTGCATTTTGCACAAACCCATTACCGCGGCATCGGCCAGTGGGCGGTCAATCGCCGCTATCTGACACTGAGCATTTTTCTCGCGGCACTGATGATCGGCTTTGGCATGTTCGGCAGTGGCTGGGTGAAAAAAAGCTTTATGCCCGATATCGAATCCGATGAGGTGATCGTCAATGTCGTCATGCCGGAGGGTGCGCCCTACAGCCGCGCCCTGGAAGTGCTGGCACAGTTGCAGGCTGCGGAAAAGCGCCTCGAGCATGAGGTCAACGAGCGCACCGGCGGTGAAGGCGTACTGATCGAGAACTGGTACACCCGCTCACGACGCGACAGCGTACTGGCCATCGTCAAGCTGGCCCCGCCGGAAGTGCGCGACATGTCCGCCAAAGACGCGGCCCTGCGCCTGCGGGAACTGCTGGGCGATATTCCGGATGCGAAAGAAGTCTCGGTACAGTATTCGATGGGTAATAACGGACCCGGTTTCGAGCTGTCCATTCGCCACCCGGATCTCGATGTTCTGCGTGCTGCGACCGCCGACCTGGAAACCCAGCTGCGTACCTACGAGAGCCTATACGACGTACGCAACAACCTGGAAGGCGCTTCGGAGGAAATCCGCATCGACCTCAAGCCCGGTGCGGCAAAACTGGGCCTGACTCTGGCAGACGTGAATCGCCAGGTGCGCCAGGCGTACTTCGGTGAAGAGGTCCAGCGCCTGCCCCGCGCCGGCCAGGACGTGAAGGTAATGGTGCGCTACCCGCTGGAATCCCGCCGCTCCATCGAGAGCCTGAAGGATTTCCGCGTGCGCACTGCGGACGGCCGTGAAGTGCCCCTGCTGGCAGTCGCAGATCTGGAGTACGCACCGGGCATCAAGCGTATCCAGCGCTGGAACGGCAACCGTGCTGCGCGGGTGATGGCGGACCTGAAGGATGATGTCCGCGGCGAGATCATGAAGGACCTGAACGAGAACTTCTTCCCCGAGTGGGAGAAACGCTACCCCGGTATCATCCGCGGCGCCGTGGGTCAGGCCGAGGGCGAGAAGCGCTTCATTCAGGAAGTTCTCGGACTGTACATCATGGCCTTCTTCGCCATGTACAGCCTGTTGGCGGTGGCTTTCCGCAGTTACTTCCAGCCGATCCTGATCCTGATTGCCATTCCCTTTGCCTTCGTCGGCGCCATCTTCGGCCACGCCGTCACCGGCATGACCATGGCCATCTTCAGTTACTTCGGTATCGCCGCGGCAGCCGGGGTGGTGGTCAACGACAACCTGGTGTTGATGGACCACAGCAACCGTCTGCGGGACCAGGGCATGGCCCCGATGAAAGCGATCGTAGAAGCCGGTGTGGCGCGCTTCCGCCCCATCCTGCTGACTACCGTCACCACCATCGTTGGTCTGATGCCGATGATGATGGAGCGCAGTATTCAGGCCGCTTTCCTGCAGCCCATCGTCGTGGCACTGGCATTCGGGGTATTCGTGGCCTTCTTTGTCACGCTGCTGCTGGTGCCGGCGCTATACGGAATCGGCCTGGACATGAGTGCGGGCGCGGCACGGATCAAAGGGTTCCTGAAGCGAGATGAGGTACCCGCAACCGGCCAGGCCTCTGCCAATACCTGA
- a CDS encoding cation:proton antiporter — MNYADLTILALFVFVYCAISGRADRTPINGALVYTLFGLAVGSYGLGLFSAEVDSGGLRTIAELTLALVLFSDAAKADLSVLKQTIAVPRRLLLIGLPMTIVLGVLVGVILFPSLSFFEVAVLATMLAPTDAALGKAVVSNSAVPAYIRQGLNAESGLNDGICVPILFVFLALATGEASAQESGGLALKLVLEELGIGLVVGLGLTVILTYLLRAAMHLGWILKDWRQIPVVAMALGCFGAAQWLGGSGFIAAFSGGLLFGWLIPTGKQRLLAEAESAGDVLALITWVVFGAAVIGPYLNAISWQVVLYAVLSLTVVRMLPVFLCLHGTIASKPEKLFMGWFGPRGLASIVFGVIVLGEKLPGGDTISLTVGITILLSVIAHGLTANPLASRLGSREHLDPGG; from the coding sequence ATGAATTACGCGGATCTCACCATTCTGGCGCTTTTTGTATTCGTCTACTGTGCGATCAGTGGGCGAGCGGATCGTACACCGATCAATGGTGCGCTGGTCTATACCCTGTTTGGCCTGGCCGTGGGGTCTTATGGGCTGGGATTATTCAGCGCTGAGGTCGACTCTGGTGGACTGCGTACGATCGCGGAGCTGACTCTGGCCCTCGTATTGTTTTCCGATGCGGCCAAGGCTGATCTGAGTGTTTTAAAGCAGACCATCGCTGTACCCCGTCGTCTGCTATTGATCGGGTTACCCATGACCATTGTTCTGGGAGTGCTCGTCGGGGTAATACTGTTTCCTTCACTTTCTTTTTTCGAGGTGGCGGTGCTGGCGACAATGCTGGCGCCGACCGATGCCGCACTCGGAAAAGCTGTCGTCTCCAATTCGGCCGTACCCGCCTATATCCGCCAGGGGCTGAACGCTGAAAGTGGCCTTAATGACGGAATTTGTGTGCCAATCCTGTTTGTTTTTCTCGCGCTGGCGACTGGCGAGGCCTCCGCGCAGGAGTCCGGCGGTCTGGCTCTAAAGTTGGTACTGGAAGAATTGGGTATTGGTTTGGTCGTCGGCTTGGGGCTGACTGTAATCCTGACGTACCTGCTGCGGGCCGCCATGCATCTCGGCTGGATTCTTAAAGACTGGCGCCAGATTCCGGTGGTTGCGATGGCGCTCGGTTGTTTTGGCGCGGCTCAGTGGCTCGGCGGTAGTGGTTTTATCGCTGCGTTCAGTGGGGGACTCCTGTTTGGTTGGCTTATTCCCACAGGCAAGCAGCGGTTGCTGGCTGAGGCGGAAAGTGCTGGCGATGTGCTGGCGTTGATCACCTGGGTTGTATTCGGTGCTGCTGTGATTGGCCCTTATCTCAATGCGATCAGCTGGCAGGTCGTGCTGTATGCCGTGTTGAGCCTGACCGTTGTGCGTATGCTGCCGGTTTTCCTGTGCCTGCATGGGACCATTGCCAGCAAACCGGAAAAGCTGTTTATGGGCTGGTTCGGCCCGCGTGGTCTGGCGAGTATTGTATTTGGTGTGATCGTTCTGGGAGAGAAACTGCCGGGCGGTGACACAATTTCACTGACGGTTGGCAT